In Phyllopteryx taeniolatus isolate TA_2022b chromosome 13, UOR_Ptae_1.2, whole genome shotgun sequence, the following are encoded in one genomic region:
- the si:dkeyp-110a12.4 gene encoding pancreatic secretory granule membrane major glycoprotein GP2 translates to MASLLCAWLLLTLTAVSFQTDLRTYEEEMNETVICTNDHMEAVIPSAFFLHKVPPVYVWDLHLNDPDCRGAEVGDDYVFSIKSNLSHCGSIMMSDATHILFINTIHSNHTDVITRNYINITFVCRYPINYMVQQPNGENMIRVDVRTIMLSTEDGNFSVSMLLYKDEAFEDKWTTVPSLTLDDDIFVKVFMIPTHLMLRMERCWATPTRDPYSHIQYTFIRDSCPVLTNQQTLSVLKNGQGAEAMFRIQMFKFVGSSYTNVFLHCNVRICHNGPGLCQPNCSAEDVLMRTRRDIPLSHTVSYGPIRRRPNDSENPRLRVGGLPPVETFILGGLLVVLLLLTGVFGRLWIRSRRFYPAAREAQLTLSNMQHISEVAS, encoded by the exons ATGGCCAGTTTGCTTTGCGCCTGGTTGCTACTCACCTTGACGGCCGTCTCCTTCCAAACTGATCTGCGGACATACGAGGAAG AGATGAACGAAACGGTCATTTGCACCAACGACCACATGGAAGCGGTCATTCCCAGTGCTTTCTTCCTGCACAAAGTCCCCCCCGTCTAC GTCTGGGACTTGCATCTAAATGACCCCGATTGTCGAGGCGCGGAAGTGGGCGACGACTACGTCTTCAGCATTAAGAGCAATCTGTCCCACTGCGGGAGCATCATG ATGTCGGACGCcactcacatcctgttcatcaACACCATACACAGCAACCACACTGACGTCATCACCAGGAATTACATCAACATTACGTTTGTGTGCCGCTACCCCATCAACTACATGGTACAGCAGCCCAACGGGGAAAACATGATACGCGTGGACGTCAG GACCATCATGCTCAGCACGGAGGACGGAAACTTCTCCGTGTCCATGCTGCTGTACAAGGACGAGGCCTTTGAGGACAAGTGGACCACCGTGCCCTCGCTCACCCTGGACGACGACATCTTCGTCAAAGTGTTCATG ATTCCGACTCACCTAATGTTACGCATGGAGAGATGCTGGGCCACACCCACCAGGGATCCCTATAGCCACATTCAGTACACCTTCATTAGGGACAG CTGCCCCGTGTTGACAAACCAGCAGACCCTGAGCGTGCTGAAGAACGGCCAGGGTGCGGAGGCCATGTTCAGGATCCAAATGTTCAAGTTCGTGGGCAGCTCCTACACAAACGTCTTTCTGCACTGCAACGTCCGCATCTGCCACAACGGCCCCGGCCTGTGCCAGCCC AACTGCTCGGCTGAAGATGTGCTGATGAGGACGCGGCGAGACATCCCGCTTTCCCACACAGTGTCCTACGGTCCCATCAGACGACGACCGAACGACAGCGAGAATCCCCGTTTAC GCGTAGGTGGACTCCCTCCGGTGGAGACTTTTATCCTCGGGGGGCTCCTGGTGGTCCTGCTGCTGCTCACGGGGGTCTTTGGGAGACTGTGGATTCGTTCCAGACGCTTCTACCCGGCGGCGCGGGAGGCTCAGCTCACCTTGTCCAACATGCAGCACATCTCCGAAGTTGCCTCGTGA